In Cupriavidus basilensis, the following proteins share a genomic window:
- a CDS encoding MgtC/SapB family protein yields MSLQAFQNINLDSLLDTTVSLTTAFVLGAVIGYERQIRQRTAGLRTNVLVAVGAAIFVDMANRMAGHDGAVRVVAYVVSGIGFLGAGVIMREEGNVRGLNTAATLWGSAAIGASAGADLILEAGLGCLFVLAANTLLRPVVNRINQQPMDTTTVEVTNTVYVIAPRSAQKLALRLLEDTLEAGNYPTRDLEVHAFGDSDVEIEAVLTSTSVDGDVLDRLMAELAESEHIHQAFWSPSTTD; encoded by the coding sequence ATGTCCCTCCAAGCCTTTCAAAACATCAACCTTGACTCGCTGCTCGACACCACCGTCAGCCTGACCACTGCCTTCGTCCTCGGCGCGGTGATCGGCTACGAGCGGCAGATCCGCCAGCGCACAGCCGGCCTGCGCACCAATGTGCTGGTGGCGGTAGGCGCCGCCATCTTCGTCGACATGGCCAACCGCATGGCCGGGCACGACGGCGCGGTACGCGTGGTGGCCTACGTCGTCTCGGGCATCGGCTTTCTCGGTGCCGGCGTGATCATGCGGGAGGAAGGCAATGTGCGGGGGTTGAATACCGCGGCCACGCTATGGGGATCGGCGGCGATCGGCGCCAGTGCGGGGGCGGACCTGATTCTCGAGGCCGGGCTGGGCTGCCTGTTTGTGCTGGCGGCCAATACCCTGTTGCGGCCGGTGGTGAATCGCATCAACCAGCAGCCAATGGATACGACCACGGTGGAGGTGACCAACACGGTCTATGTGATTGCGCCGCGGTCCGCGCAGAAGCTGGCGTTGCGCTTGCTTGAAGATACGCTGGAGGCGGGAAACTACCCGACCCGGGACCTGGAGGTGCATGCGTTCGGGGATAGCGATGTCGAGATTGAAGCGGTGCTCACGTCAACCTCGGTCGATGGGGATGTGCTGGATCGCTTGATGGCGGAGCTGGCGGAGTCGGAGCATATTCATCAGGCGTTTTGGAGTCCCAGTACGACGGATTGA
- a CDS encoding DUF6630 family protein, whose product MTTVLPSETQDAVRELILLISLHDQDAADNYWTAFQHALARTETACEGHMLLWPLTEAIGAAGFYVEWKDTAAVVRGVQALCDRVGLRVDWGAPEPLAATFLAGKDVPGLMAIAQVSLQAAGFTLWCWDTQADAYAGWMIRSADEPVLAELARQLHLMIDPADETY is encoded by the coding sequence ATGACCACTGTGCTCCCGAGTGAAACGCAGGACGCCGTGCGCGAGCTGATCCTGCTGATTTCTCTGCACGACCAGGATGCCGCGGACAACTACTGGACCGCGTTCCAGCATGCGCTTGCGCGCACCGAGACCGCCTGCGAAGGCCATATGCTGCTATGGCCGCTGACCGAAGCGATCGGCGCCGCAGGCTTCTACGTGGAATGGAAAGACACGGCCGCCGTGGTGCGCGGTGTGCAAGCCTTGTGCGACCGGGTCGGCCTGCGCGTGGACTGGGGCGCGCCCGAGCCGCTCGCGGCGACCTTCCTCGCGGGCAAGGATGTGCCCGGCTTGATGGCGATCGCGCAGGTCTCGTTGCAAGCGGCTGGCTTTACGCTGTGGTGCTGGGACACGCAAGCGGACGCCTACGCGGGATGGATGATCCGCAGCGCGGACGAGCCGGTGCTGGCCGAGCTTGCCAGGCAGCTTCACCTGATGATCGATCCCGCGGACGAAACCTACTGA
- the mgtA gene encoding magnesium-translocating P-type ATPase, whose protein sequence is MNLMKTLFVAFLRTRRATHHFRRLAMFESLGKPGPSRTVPEQLAQSLKRAAREDVPAVLVRMRSHEDGLTSAETDEKLKQFGPNEVDHEKPLPAWLHLWHSYSNPFNLLLTLLAAISYFTEDMKATIVIGTMVTLSTLLRFVQERRSNQAAESLKAMVSTTATVIRRDLSAGVAAFSAEYFNVHVHSRPPHKIEVPIRKLVPGDLVALSAGDMIPADCRIIAAKDLFISQAAMTGESLPVEKFAELRDRHDSPLELSNIAFMGTNVVSGAATAVVLATGNHTYFGTLAERVTSTDRSATAFQAGVNQVSWLLIRFALVMAPLVLLVNGFTKGDWTQAFLFALSVAVGLTPEMLPMIVTSTLAKGAVMLSRRKVIVKRLDAIQNFGAMDVLCTDKTGTLTQDKIVLERHTDVLGRVSTDVLKHAYLNSYYQTGLKNLLDRAVLDHVELQSELKLTQHYRKVDEIPFDFERRRMSVVVAEREDHNELICKGAVEEMLGICTRVQIDGAAQALDADMLARVRQVTHDLNEEGLRVVAVAMKETPTTQTQYGVADECELTLVGYIAFLDPPKDSTLPALKALAEHGVTVKVLTGDNELVTAKICREVGLPVTRVLLGPDIEKMDAPTLARAVEDHNVFARLSPLHKEQLVLALRANDHVVGFMGDGINDAPALRAADIGISVDSAVDIAKEAADLILLEKSLMVLEEGVIEGRRTFSNMLKYIRMTASSNFGNVFSVLVASAFLPFLPMLPLQLLVQNLLYDVSQIAIPFDRVDKELVARPLRWNPGDIGRFMVVFGPISSIFDITTYMVMWYVFAANSVEAQALFQSGWFVVGLLTQTLIVHMIRTPKLPFIQSRAAWPLTLATVAIMAVGIWLPMGPLAAYFKLAALPPGYFPWMIGIVLGYALLVTAVKRFYIRRFGWQ, encoded by the coding sequence ATGAACCTGATGAAAACGCTCTTCGTCGCCTTCCTGCGCACGCGCCGGGCGACCCACCACTTCCGCCGGCTGGCGATGTTCGAGTCGCTGGGCAAGCCGGGGCCGTCACGCACCGTGCCGGAGCAGTTGGCGCAATCGCTCAAGCGCGCCGCGCGAGAGGACGTGCCGGCCGTGCTGGTACGCATGCGCTCCCACGAGGACGGGCTGACCAGCGCCGAGACAGACGAAAAGCTCAAGCAGTTCGGCCCGAACGAAGTCGACCATGAAAAGCCGCTGCCGGCGTGGCTGCACCTGTGGCATTCGTACAGCAACCCGTTCAATCTGTTGCTGACACTTCTGGCGGCGATCTCCTACTTCACCGAGGACATGAAGGCAACGATCGTCATCGGCACCATGGTGACGCTGTCCACGCTGCTGCGCTTCGTGCAGGAGCGGCGCTCCAACCAGGCCGCCGAGAGCCTCAAGGCCATGGTCAGCACCACCGCCACGGTGATCCGGCGGGACCTATCGGCCGGCGTTGCCGCCTTCAGCGCGGAGTACTTCAACGTGCACGTGCATTCGCGCCCGCCGCACAAGATCGAAGTGCCTATCCGCAAGCTGGTGCCGGGAGACCTGGTCGCACTCTCGGCCGGCGACATGATTCCCGCCGACTGCCGCATCATCGCCGCCAAGGACCTGTTCATCAGCCAGGCGGCTATGACCGGCGAATCGCTGCCCGTGGAGAAATTCGCCGAGCTGCGCGATCGCCACGACAGCCCGCTGGAGCTCTCCAACATCGCCTTCATGGGCACCAATGTGGTCTCGGGCGCCGCCACCGCCGTGGTGCTGGCCACCGGCAACCACACGTACTTCGGCACGCTGGCCGAGCGCGTCACCAGCACCGACCGCTCGGCCACGGCCTTCCAGGCTGGCGTCAACCAGGTGAGCTGGCTGCTGATCCGCTTCGCGCTAGTGATGGCGCCGCTGGTGCTGCTGGTCAACGGATTTACCAAGGGCGACTGGACGCAGGCGTTCCTCTTTGCCTTGTCCGTCGCGGTAGGTCTCACGCCCGAGATGCTGCCGATGATCGTGACCTCCACGCTGGCCAAGGGCGCGGTGATGTTGTCGCGCCGCAAGGTCATCGTGAAGCGGCTCGACGCCATCCAGAATTTCGGCGCCATGGACGTGCTGTGCACGGACAAGACAGGCACGCTGACGCAGGACAAGATCGTGCTGGAGCGCCACACCGATGTGCTGGGCCGCGTCAGCACCGACGTGCTCAAGCACGCTTACCTGAACAGCTACTACCAGACCGGCCTGAAGAACCTGCTCGACCGCGCGGTGCTCGATCACGTGGAGCTGCAAAGCGAGCTCAAGCTGACGCAGCACTACCGCAAGGTCGATGAGATCCCGTTCGATTTCGAGCGGCGCCGCATGTCGGTGGTGGTGGCAGAGCGCGAGGATCACAACGAGCTGATCTGCAAAGGCGCGGTGGAGGAAATGCTGGGCATCTGCACGCGCGTGCAGATCGATGGCGCGGCGCAAGCGCTGGACGCCGACATGCTGGCGCGCGTGCGCCAGGTGACGCACGACCTCAACGAGGAAGGCTTGCGCGTGGTCGCGGTGGCCATGAAGGAAACGCCCACCACGCAAACGCAGTACGGCGTGGCCGACGAATGCGAGCTGACGCTGGTCGGGTACATTGCTTTTCTCGATCCGCCCAAGGATTCCACGCTGCCCGCGCTCAAGGCGCTGGCCGAGCACGGCGTCACGGTGAAAGTGCTGACCGGCGACAACGAACTGGTCACCGCCAAGATCTGCCGCGAAGTGGGCCTGCCCGTCACGCGCGTGCTGCTGGGGCCGGACATCGAGAAGATGGACGCCCCCACGCTGGCCCGTGCCGTGGAAGATCACAACGTTTTCGCACGCCTGTCGCCGCTGCACAAGGAGCAACTGGTGCTGGCGCTGCGCGCCAACGACCACGTGGTTGGCTTCATGGGTGACGGCATCAACGATGCGCCCGCGCTGCGCGCGGCCGATATCGGCATCTCGGTGGACAGCGCGGTGGATATCGCCAAGGAAGCCGCCGACCTCATCCTGCTGGAAAAGAGCCTGATGGTGCTGGAAGAAGGCGTGATCGAAGGCCGGCGCACCTTCAGCAATATGCTGAAGTACATCCGCATGACGGCCAGCTCCAACTTCGGCAACGTGTTCTCGGTGCTGGTGGCCAGCGCCTTCCTGCCCTTCCTGCCGATGCTGCCGCTGCAACTGCTGGTGCAGAACCTGCTGTACGACGTCTCGCAGATCGCGATTCCGTTTGATCGCGTGGACAAGGAACTGGTGGCGCGGCCGCTGCGCTGGAACCCGGGCGACATCGGCCGCTTCATGGTGGTCTTCGGCCCGATCAGCTCGATCTTCGACATCACGACCTATATGGTGATGTGGTACGTGTTCGCTGCCAACAGCGTAGAGGCGCAGGCGCTGTTCCAGTCCGGCTGGTTCGTGGTCGGGCTGCTCACGCAAACGCTGATCGTGCACATGATCCGCACGCCCAAGCTGCCGTTCATCCAGAGCCGCGCGGCGTGGCCGCTGACGTTGGCCACGGTGGCCATCATGGCCGTGGGCATCTGGCTGCCAATGGGCCCGCTGGCGGCGTACTTCAAGCTGGCGGCGTTGCCGCCGGGCTATTTTCCCTGGATGATCGGCATCGTGCTGGGCTACGCCCTGCTGGTGACGGCGGTCAAGCGGTTCTATATCCGGCGCTTTGGCTGGCAATAA
- a CDS encoding polysaccharide deacetylase family protein, translating to MRFSHFVHLVAGTLACSLSLACVAVRAAPADMPLSAVPAIQLAALRAQRPLPPIRFLLTFDDGPDAGEDGSTPLILRQLADNPVTPGIKALFFVQTAHPRRGGGEAGKAQMHATCLAGHRLAVHSGLPIGHLSHTRMSPEELEASLLSGEADIIAQCRGAAQLVRPPNWAYNDAVQAVYRKLGLGMLMSDVNARDGKIYGWHISLRRRSHMNSELAQVKVAIAEQRLPSMGGVVPIVVSFHDTNDYTASHMTEYLQILVEEARENGLVLADPPFYTDARVAERAARLRAQSGVYARDSWP from the coding sequence ATGCGCTTTTCCCATTTTGTTCATCTCGTCGCCGGGACCCTGGCGTGCAGCCTGAGTCTCGCCTGCGTGGCCGTGCGGGCAGCCCCCGCCGACATGCCCTTGAGCGCGGTGCCCGCGATCCAGCTGGCCGCCCTGCGCGCGCAACGGCCACTCCCGCCCATCCGCTTCCTGCTCACGTTCGACGACGGCCCCGATGCCGGCGAGGATGGCAGCACGCCGCTGATCCTGCGCCAGCTTGCCGATAACCCGGTGACGCCGGGCATCAAAGCACTCTTCTTCGTGCAGACCGCTCACCCGAGGCGCGGCGGCGGCGAGGCCGGCAAAGCGCAGATGCACGCGACCTGCCTCGCCGGCCATCGGCTGGCGGTGCATAGCGGGTTGCCGATCGGGCATCTCTCGCATACGCGCATGTCGCCCGAAGAACTGGAAGCGTCGCTGCTGTCGGGCGAGGCCGACATCATCGCGCAATGCCGCGGCGCGGCCCAACTGGTGCGCCCGCCCAACTGGGCCTACAACGATGCGGTGCAGGCGGTCTACCGCAAGCTCGGCCTGGGCATGCTGATGTCGGACGTGAACGCGCGCGACGGCAAGATCTACGGCTGGCATATCAGCCTGCGCCGCCGCTCGCATATGAATAGCGAGCTGGCGCAGGTCAAGGTCGCCATCGCCGAGCAGCGGCTGCCATCCATGGGGGGCGTGGTGCCGATCGTGGTGAGCTTTCATGACACCAACGACTACACGGCCTCGCACATGACCGAGTACCTGCAGATCCTGGTGGAAGAAGCCCGGGAGAACGGCCTGGTGCTGGCAGACCCGCCGTTCTACACGGATGCCCGGGTGGCGGAGCGCGCCGCGCGGCTGCGCGCGCAGTCGGGCGTGTATGCGCGCGACAGCTGGCCCTGA